Genomic window (Arcobacter aquimarinus):
ATCTCTCCTTCCATACTTCTTAATATAGAATTTATCACAAGTAAAACACTAGCCATTTGAGTTCCACCTGCTAGTATAATTTTTATATTATTTACTCTACTTCCTAGTATAAAACCTGCACAAAAAATAATCATATTATCACTTACTTTTGATAATTTCTCAAAAATATCATCATTTTTATCTATATTCTCTAAAGCTTTGTTTATTGTCTCATTTTTTATATCATTTGGAGAGTTTTTAAATGAACTTGAAAAATATCCTTCACACTCATATCCCAAAGCTTTTACTGTTGCATTTGCAGTTGTAGTTCCTGCTGGTATTGATTCAGCTATTATCACATAATCATCATTTGTTTTATAATTTTGTCCAAATTCTAAACCTTTTTGAAAAATCTCAAAAGCATTTATATTTGCACCATTTGCTATATTTTCACTTGCTTTTATATCAAAATCATGAACTTTAAAATAGTTAATTTTGGGGATTACTTCCATTCCTAAATCTAAAATCTCTATATTTGAAAAAGGATTTAATTCATGAATAGCTCTAGTAATTAATGCAGGAGTAGGTACTCCTTTTGGAGTTTTTGCAATATCCTGTAAAGAACGAACCTCTTTTGTACATAAAAATTCAACATCAAGAGTTGGCGTAAGATAAAGCTTTCCAGGGATTCCAGCTTGTGAGATATTTGGAATTTCACAAGTTTTAGTAACACTAGCACTTAATAAAAAAGTAGCCTTTTTACCTCTTAAAAACTCCAAAAAATCGACACTTCCTAAAATTGTTTCAAAATTCATATAAATCCTCTTATAATTTTTGCAAAGTATAACAAATATTAGATAAATAGATTTTCATTTAAATTTAGCTTATATTTTATTTGTAACTTATTTATAATATAATTAGATTGTATTTCTTATAAGGAGGATTTATGTCAAATCAAACTATTAAGCTATTCTCACCACTAATAGTTTTATTAATTCTTTGGTTTATTCCAGCACCAGAAGGACTAAGTCAAGAAGGATGGCACTTTTTAGCAATATTTTTTGCTGTTGTAGTAGGATTAATAATTGAGCCTGTTCCTGCTGCATTAGTTGGTTTTGCTGGAGTTTCACTCGTAGCACTTTTAGGGTTAGTTGGTAATTCTAAAGAGAGTATTACTTGGGCATTATCAGGGTTTTCAAATAGTGTTATTTGGTTAATTTTTGCAGCATTTATGTTTGCACTTGGTTATAAAAAAACTGGTCTAGGAAAAAGAGTTTCATTAATTATGATTAAATATATGGGAAAAAGTTCTCTTGGTCTTGGATATGCAGTTGCATTTTCAGATTTAATTTTATCTCCATTTATGCCATCAAATACAGCAAGAAGTGCCGGAACTATTTATCCTGTTGCTTCAAATATTCCTTTGATTTTTGACTCAACACCAGAACATGAACCAAGAAAACTAGGTGCTTATATTTCTTGGGTTGCTATTGCAACTACTTGCGTTACAAGTTCTATGTTTTTAACAGCACTTGCTCCAAATTTACTTGCTGTTGATTTAATAAATCAAGGAACTGGAAATATGATTTCATGGGGAGCTTGGGCTTCTATAATGCTTCCTCTTATGATTCCATTATTTTTATTGACACCTTGGTTAGTATATGTGATTTATCCACCAACACAAAAAAAATCTCCGGAAGCTCCTGCTTGGGCAGCTGAAGAGTTAAAAAAACTAGGGAAAATCACGCCTAAAGAACTTTTAATGGCAGGACTTGCTATTTTAGCTTTAAGCCTTTGGATTTTTAGTAAAGAATTAGGTATAGATTCTACAACTACAGCTATTTCTGTTGTGTCAATTATGGTTTTAGCAAATGTTATTACATGGGATGATGTTATTTCAAATAAAGCAGCATTTAATGTACTTATTTGGTTTGCTTCACTTGTTGCAATGGCTGCTGGATTGAAAAAAGTAGGTGTTTTAACTTGGATTGGAGCTAGCACAGAAACATATCTTTCTGGACTAAGTCCAACAATGCTTATTATTTCAATGTTAGTATTATTCTTTGTTTTACACTACTTCTTTGCAAGTACAACAGCACATACAACTGCATTAATGCCTATCTTCTTAGCAATTGCAGTAAATTTAATGACACCAGAGCAACTAGTACCTTTTAGTATTTTATTAGCTGGAAGTTTAGGGGTTATGGGAATTATTACACCGTATGCAACTGGACCTTCTCCTATTTGGTATGGAGCGGGATATATTTCTCAAGGGAAATGGTGGGCTTTAGGAGCTATCTTTGGAGCTTTATATTTAGTAGCTATTATCATAGGTGGATTAATATTTATCTAAAATTTAAAAGAGGTTTTTCCTCTTTTAAATAGTTTGATATACTAAAAAAGATGCCATTAAAAATAAAACAAGTTTTATCACTTTTTTATAAATCTCTTGAGGAATCTTATCTTTTATATTCAATCCAACAATCATTGCAATAACAACTACAATTAAAGTAGAAAAAGAGACTATCAATAACTCTTCATTAAATGAACCATGAATTGCAAATAAAATAATTTGAATAATCTTTCCAAATAAAAAACATAAATTTGTAGATTGAATAATATCTTTTTTTGAATGTTTTGATTCAAGTGAATAAATTATCAAAATTGAACCCATCACATTTGTTAAACCACCAACAATTCCTGCCAGTAAACCAAAAACTACCATTGATAATTTTTTCTTTTGTCTTATCCATTTCATTTCAATTTTAAACTTTTGAATAAATAGATACAAAAGAATTGAAAAAGCTAATAATAATTTAAAAAGTTCAGAACTAGAATAAATAAGTATTTGAGTTCCTATTGCACTTCCAATCATTCCCATCAAAGCCAAAGGATAAAATTTTTTTACTGCTTGAAAGAAATTACCTTCACTATAAATACTAATTAAATTAATAAAAAGTGTAGGAATTGCTATGTATAAAATGGCCGTTTTCATATCCGTAACCATAGCTAAAAGAGGTGTTGCAAGTATTGCAAAACCAAAACCTATTGTTCCATGAACTAAAGCTGATACAAAAATTATAAATGAAATAATTATTAAAAAATCGAGGTTTAAATCCATAATATATCCTAAAAAGATTTTATTGTAGGAAAATATTATTTAAAATGCAGAATCAAAAGAGGATTTTTCCTCTTTTAAAAATTTTTATTTACTATTTCTAAGAAATCTTTTGGATTTTTATATCCAACAATTTTTGAAGATTTAACTTCGTTTTTATCTTTATCCCAAAAAATAAGCGCAGGTGGACCAACTACACCAAACATTTTTTGTAAAGCTTTATCTTCATCATTATTAGCTGTTACATCAGCTTTTAAAAGAGTAAATCCTTGCAGTTTTTTGATAACTTCTTCATCTTTAAAAGTAATCTCTTCTAACTCTTTACAAGCTACACACCAAGATGCCCAAAAATCTAGCATCACTGGTTTATCTGAGTTTTTAATAGCCAGTTCAAGTTCAGCTATATTTTTTATTTTCGTAAATACAAGTTTTTCATCTACACTTTGTACAGCTTTTGATGAAGTGAATTTATCCAAAGGTTTAAGTGGATTAGTTGCACCACTAATAGCTCCTACAAATAAAACTACACCTAAAATAAATAAAACTACTGTGATTAGTTGTGCTATTATATTTTGATAAATTTTTAAATAAATTGCACTTCCAAGAAGTAACAATGCCCATAAATACATAATAATTGTTGCATCTAATACTCTATCTAAAAGCCAAATAGCAACACCTAACATCACAATACCAAATATTCTTGTGATTCCTTCCATCCAACCACCTGGTTTTGGCATAAATCTTCCAGCACCTAAACCAATAAGTAAAAGTGGTATTCCCATTCCTAAACTCATAACGAATAAAGCTAATCCACCAAGAAGAGCATCACCTGTTTGACCTATATACACTAAAGCACCTGCAAGTGGCGGAGCAACACATGGACCAACAATAAGAGCAGATAAGAATCCCATTATTGCAATTCCTACTATTCCTTGTTTTTCTTTTCCATCTGTTGTTTTATTAACTCTGTTTTGAATAGATTGAGGAAGTCTAATCTCAAAATAACCGAACATTGAAAATGCTAAAGCCACAAATATTAAAGCAAACACAACCAAAACATAAGGATTTTGTAAAGCAACTTGTAAGTTAGCACCAAAAACACCTGCTATTACTCCTGCTATTGTATAAGCTAAACTCATTGATAATACGTAAATTAAAGATAAGAAAAAACCTCTTGTTGCTGTCATATCTTCATTTTTTGAAGCACCTACAATAATTGATGATAAAATCGGAATCATTGGAAAAACACAAGGCGTTAAAGATAATAATAATCCAAATCCAAAAAATGTAGCAAGAACTAAAAGCATATTTCCATCTTTTAAACTATTTGCTATCATATCTGTTTCATTTAAAGATTCAGTTTGTTCTGCAACTTTTTCAGTTTTGTTTATTAG
Coding sequences:
- the cobT gene encoding nicotinate mononucleotide-dependent phosphoribosyltransferase CobT, which encodes MNFETILGSVDFLEFLRGKKATFLLSASVTKTCEIPNISQAGIPGKLYLTPTLDVEFLCTKEVRSLQDIAKTPKGVPTPALITRAIHELNPFSNIEILDLGMEVIPKINYFKVHDFDIKASENIANGANINAFEIFQKGLEFGQNYKTNDDYVIIAESIPAGTTTANATVKALGYECEGYFSSSFKNSPNDIKNETINKALENIDKNDDIFEKLSKVSDNMIIFCAGFILGSRVNNIKIILAGGTQMASVLLVINSILRSMEGEIDSSNIALCTTKWINKDKNSNIKALLEQLDFPINAYASDFDFAESFHPALKLYDEGEAKEGVGCGAALCFASINGLKKLKVTKKIESFLGV
- a CDS encoding anion permease, with protein sequence MSNQTIKLFSPLIVLLILWFIPAPEGLSQEGWHFLAIFFAVVVGLIIEPVPAALVGFAGVSLVALLGLVGNSKESITWALSGFSNSVIWLIFAAFMFALGYKKTGLGKRVSLIMIKYMGKSSLGLGYAVAFSDLILSPFMPSNTARSAGTIYPVASNIPLIFDSTPEHEPRKLGAYISWVAIATTCVTSSMFLTALAPNLLAVDLINQGTGNMISWGAWASIMLPLMIPLFLLTPWLVYVIYPPTQKKSPEAPAWAAEELKKLGKITPKELLMAGLAILALSLWIFSKELGIDSTTTAISVVSIMVLANVITWDDVISNKAAFNVLIWFASLVAMAAGLKKVGVLTWIGASTETYLSGLSPTMLIISMLVLFFVLHYFFASTTAHTTALMPIFLAIAVNLMTPEQLVPFSILLAGSLGVMGIITPYATGPSPIWYGAGYISQGKWWALGAIFGALYLVAIIIGGLIFI
- a CDS encoding sulfite exporter TauE/SafE family protein, whose amino-acid sequence is MDLNLDFLIIISFIIFVSALVHGTIGFGFAILATPLLAMVTDMKTAILYIAIPTLFINLISIYSEGNFFQAVKKFYPLALMGMIGSAIGTQILIYSSSELFKLLLAFSILLYLFIQKFKIEMKWIRQKKKLSMVVFGLLAGIVGGLTNVMGSILIIYSLESKHSKKDIIQSTNLCFLFGKIIQIILFAIHGSFNEELLIVSFSTLIVVVIAMIVGLNIKDKIPQEIYKKVIKLVLFLMASFLVYQTI
- the dsbD gene encoding protein-disulfide reductase DsbD; this translates as MKKILLFLLVFVYSFSLELNPTVLEPDEAFKTTFTQNEKDLNIKLELGKDIYLYDDKIKIFILKPQKIEITEEINIPAPVDYDGFIVQLNNLDLTIPFELLKSKVESNSYEISIDFQGCSKAGLCYAPMSESFVLSFGNNNSSNELINKTEKVAEQTESLNETDMIANSLKDGNMLLVLATFFGFGLLLSLTPCVFPMIPILSSIIVGASKNEDMTATRGFFLSLIYVLSMSLAYTIAGVIAGVFGANLQVALQNPYVLVVFALIFVALAFSMFGYFEIRLPQSIQNRVNKTTDGKEKQGIVGIAIMGFLSALIVGPCVAPPLAGALVYIGQTGDALLGGLALFVMSLGMGIPLLLIGLGAGRFMPKPGGWMEGITRIFGIVMLGVAIWLLDRVLDATIIMYLWALLLLGSAIYLKIYQNIIAQLITVVLFILGVVLFVGAISGATNPLKPLDKFTSSKAVQSVDEKLVFTKIKNIAELELAIKNSDKPVMLDFWASWCVACKELEEITFKDEEVIKKLQGFTLLKADVTANNDEDKALQKMFGVVGPPALIFWDKDKNEVKSSKIVGYKNPKDFLEIVNKNF